A part of Amyelois transitella isolate CPQ chromosome 12, ilAmyTran1.1, whole genome shotgun sequence genomic DNA contains:
- the LOC106142491 gene encoding uncharacterized protein LOC106142491 produces MAVEICAARRFYLSKEKNIAVDMQEEIPPYVIDGVRFLYKQFIKVKPGVVINDPPDYGQETQVTLFLKAIYKGLDLHLKNVLILCRPDEVSVWEECLAKWLPNFDELVAVGWPKPCSTKSIFVTTTDRLESYCRRDWGIAVVADDSFLEYKLPPFKIHYKIYIYLHDLHVNLQKFSLIHKWIYPDIKLCLDQFRPKNQKINEIVEKRTLFDAFVQNIRTKSVSWKLKKIAYAPSEETIMEHKGTTRKNKDATGTKIKRTKRKVEDDNTNKTKKKVVVINFEDTNSKLDLSNVNNGEDQNLDVETFIREQEPVKLEDLDFIPDDFQDICEKMDATEETTGIDESDDENTNDMKLIYSDNLFNTEDGVYSLETLPDNGLEGEVLEFKENGRNLNTVVETSTEMEKADCDDKSLKAESELKTDKLELEKAEIKKELEPSDGVKEDVKEIEKVEIKPDDLDSKWEEMALKKFKGSLLDRIF; encoded by the exons ATGGCTGTAGAAATCTGTGCTGCAAGGaggttttatttatcaaaagaaaaaaatatagctgTGGATATGCAGGAAGAGATCCCACCTTACGTCATTGATGGTGTCAGATTTCTCTACAAACAATTTATCAAG GTTAAACCTGGCGTGGTTATCAATGACCCCCCGGACTATGGCCAAGAAACTCAAGTGACGTTGTTCCTGAAAGCAATATATAAAGGGTTGGACCTTCACCTCAAAAATGTCCTGATTCTCTGTAGGCCCGATGAAGTATCAGTGTGGGAGGAATGCTTGGCAAAGTGGTTGCCAAATTTTGATG AACTAGTGGCCGTCGGCTGGCCCAAGCCATGTTCTACCAAGTCGATCTTCGTCACGACTACGGACAGACTAGAGAGCTACTGCCGCCGGGACTGGGGCATCGCCGTAGTGGCCGACGACTCCTTTCTGGAGTACAAACTGCCACCCttcaaaatacattataaaatctacatatatcTCCACGATTTGCAT GTGAATCTACAAAAATTCTCACTGATACATAAATGGATCTATccagatataaaattatgtttagaCCAATTCAGACCAAAAAATcagaaaattaatgaaatagttGAGAAACGAACACTATTTGATGCGTTCGTTCAAAACATTCGTACTAAAAGTGTCAGTTGGAAACTAAAAAAGATTGCATATGCTCCCTCAGAAGAAACAATTATG GAACACAAAGGAACAACTAGGAAGAATAAAGACGCCACCGGGACCAAAATCAAACGCACAAAGAGAAAAGTGGAAGATGACAATACAAACAAGACTAAAAAGAAAGTTGTAGTCATCAATTTTGAAGATACGAATtctaaattagatttaagtaatgttAATAATGGCGAAGACCAAAATTTGGACGTCGAAACTTTTATAAGAGAACAAGAACCTGTGAAATTGGAAGATTTAGATTTTATACCAGATGATTTTCAGGATATATGTGAAAAAATGGACGCCACTGAGGAAACAACTGGTATAGACGAATCAGACGATGAAAATACGAatgatatgaaattaatttattctgaTAACTTGTTTAATACAGAAGATGGTGTGTATTCGCTTGAAACACTGCCAGATAATGGTTTAGAAGGTGAAGTTTTAGAGTTTAAAGAAAAtggaagaaatttaaatactgtTGTTGAAACGAGCACTGAAATGGAAAAAGCAGACTGTGATGACAAATCTCTGAAAGCGGAAAGTGAATTGAAAACCGATAAATTAGAGTTAGAAAaagctgaaattaaaaaagaattagagCCCAGTGATGGGGTTAAGGAGGATGttaaagaaattgaaaagGTTGAAATAAAACCTGATGATTTAGATTCCAAATGGGAGGAGATGgctttaaagaaatttaaaggATCTTTATTAGATAGGATATTTTAG
- the LOC106142493 gene encoding glutaminyl-peptide cyclotransferase-like — MFTYIAVLVLCISAVNSDGALKFYQEKNYHEAQELTDADVKALANLSDMTHFKAVLDEILIPRVVGTPNHKKVGNFIIKQMRDLGWDVTENVFPDKTPVFGTLNFKNIIAKLNPNADRYLVLACHYDSKYTREHVFVGATDSAVPCAMMINLAKVMSKQLDKLKRERLSLMFLFFDGEEAFLQWGPKDSIYGARHLADKWETTPYKDGGNNLHRMDMLVLLDLLGAPDPVFYSYFKSTEKWYVRLAAAEQRLAELGLMQGYSKGKAEQTYFRLRSSGAFIEDDHIPFWKRNVDILHLIPTPFPTVWHTEHDNRSALDFNTIENLNKIMRIFVAEYLNAKP; from the exons atgTTTACGTATATTGCTGTTTTAGTTTTGTGTATTTCAGCAGTAAACAGTGATGgtgctttaaaattttatcaggAAAAG AATTACCATGAAGCTCAAGAATTAACAGATGCGGATGTGAAGGCTTTAGCAAATTTGTCTGACATGACACATTTCAAAGCTGTGCTCGACGAGATCCTCATCCCAAGGGTTGTCGGCACTCCGAATCACAAGAAAGTTGGCAACTTTATCATCAAACAGATGCGGGACTTAGGATGGGATGTCACTGAGAATGTCTTCCCTGATAAGACACCTGTATTTGGGACACTGaactttaaaaacattattgcaAAGTTGAACCCGAATGCAGACAGATATTTAGTACTAGCTTGCCATTACGACAGCAAATATACGAGAGAACATGTGTTTGTAG GCGCCACTGATTCCGCTGTTCCATGCGCCATGATGATCAACCTTGCGAAGGTCATGTCCAAACAGCTCGATAAGCTGAAAAGGGAGCGGCTCAGCCTTATGTTCTTATTCTTCGACGGAGAGGAAGCCTTCCTGCAGTGGGGGCCTAAGGACTCAATCTACGGCGCGCGCCATCTTGCGGATAAGTGGGAGACTACGCCGTACAAAGATGGTGGCAATAATCTGCACAGGATG GATATGTTGGTACTCCTAGACCTCCTGGGTGCACCGGACCCAGTGTTCTACAGCTACTTCAAATCGACTGAGAAGTGGTACGTGAGGCTGGCAGCCGCTGAGCAGAGACTGGCCGAATTGGGCCTTATGCAGGGCTATTCTAAGGGCAAAGCGGAACAGACCTACTTCAGATTGAGAAGCTCCGGTGCGTTTATAGAAGACGATCACATACCGTTCTGGAAGAGAA acgtGGACATACTACATCTGATCCCGACACCGTTCCCGACTGTCTGGCACACGGAACACGACAACCGATCCGCGTTGGATTTCAACACGATCGAGAATTTGAACAAGATCATGCGAATATTCGTCGCGGAGTATCTGAACGCGAAGCCCTAG
- the LOC106141756 gene encoding sucrose-6-phosphate hydrolase, which produces MEALPLIVWLALVAVICYEAHENVDEFMEQNKVLRFTYRKKYRPAYHISAPMGWLNAPSGFVHFKQEYHIFYQYYPYNGAWGTMRWGHVVSKNLVDWYYASPALIPKEYYELHGCFSGSAVVENEYLTLFYTGVRIMFNITTRTQNIAVSTDGVYFEKHLHNPIIRKNRDDARNPKVWKFRNNWYMVLASTSRTGTPRITLYISEDLFNWNYNGTIVESLGDMGTLWEHPDFFEMEGQYVLTFTVRGLVPDIDRFKNIYHTGYVLGKFNYLTAKFEDVEISMATFNELDYGHDFYAAHSMQALDGRRLMVGWLGMWQSDFEELRDGWAGMLTLIREVSLSENEKILLQPLREIVDLRLELLESAFYHPGETFQAGTKYFELLLNASTTINDVGLTFDWGGDKQFVIKYLSKRGQILIDRGGTDGVRRADWVPDRQIFWRIFMDSSSVELYCGEGEVVFTSRIYPKKGLIVKIEGEQMVHIVQHKLRRSVSYSEHLREHLREMHELTLQNNVDNRKFNGFCK; this is translated from the coding sequence ATGGAAGCACTTCCTCTAATAGTCTGGTTAGCGTTGGTAGCTGTAATATGTTACGAGGCTCACGAAAATGTTGATGAATTTATGGAGCAAAACAAGGTTCTAAGATTCACGTACAGGAAAAAATATCGGCCTGCTTATCATATTTCAGCCCCTATGGGCTGGCTCAACGCTCCCAGCGGATTCGTGCACTTCAAGCAGGAGTACCACATCTTCTACCAATACTACCCCTACAATGGAGCATGGGGTACCATGCGTTGGGGTCACGTCGTCAGCAAGAATCTCGTCGACTGGTATTATGCGTCACCAGCCTTAATCCCTAAAGAATATTACGAGTTACACGGCTGTTTCTCCGGGAGTGCTGTCGTCGAAAACGAGTACCTCACGCTGTTCTACACAGGAGTGCGAATAATGTTCAACATCACCACACGAACGCAGAACATTGCTGTCAGCACCGACGGAGTCTATTTTGAGAAACACCTCCATAATCccataataagaaaaaatagagATGACGCCCGGAACCCTAAAGTCTGGAAGTTTCGTAACAACTGGTACATGGTCCTCGCATCGACGTCACGTACTGGAACACCTCGGATCACTTTGTATATCTCCGAAGATTTGTTTAATTGGAATTATAATGGCACTATAGTGGAATCTTTAGGTGATATGGGGACCTTATGGGAGCACCCAGACTTCTTTGAGATGGAAGGTCAGTACGTTCTAACGTTCACAGTTCGTGGACTGGTGCCGGATATCGACAGATTCAAGAATATCTACCATACGGGTTACGTATTGGGAAAATTTAACTATCTGACTGCGAAGTTTGAAGACGTGGAAATTTCTATGGCAACATTCAACGAACTGGATTACGGTCACGACTTTTACGCCGCGCATTCTATGCAGGCTTTGGACGGCAGACGGCTGATGGTTGGCTGGCTGGGAATGTGGCAGAGTGACTTTGAAGAGCTGAGAGATGGCTGGGCCGGTATGCTGACACTTATCCGAGAAGTGAGTTTGAgcgaaaatgaaaaaatattgttgcaaCCACTGAGGGAAATAGTCGACTTAAGACTGGAATTACTTGAAAGTGCATTTTACCACCCCGGTGAAACATTTCAAGCGGGGACGAAGTACTTTGAATTACTTTTGAATGCTTCGACAACCATTAATGATGTTGGCCTGACATTCGACTGGGGTGGAGATAAGcagtttgtaataaaatacctatcaAAGCGTGGGCAGATTTTGATAGACCGCGGAGGCACAGACGGTGTTAGGAGAGCTGACTGGGTGCCTGATAGACAGATCTTTTGGCGTATCTTCATGGATTCGAGTTCGGTTGAGCTGTACTGCGGAGAAGGAGAGGTGGTCTTTACGAGTAGAATTTATCCAAAGAAGGGCCTGATTGTGAAAATCGAAGGAGAACAGATGGTCCACATAGTTCAACATAAATTGCGAAGAAGTGTATCTTATAGCGAGCATTTACGAGAGCACCTCAGAGAAATGCACGAGTTAACTTTGCAAAATAACGTAGacaatagaaaatttaatgggttttgtaaataa
- the LOC106142008 gene encoding sorting nexin-8 isoform X1: MSNTLDVITFEDLEATDVITVELVPERKGLILKHCEYFVSSRRHGTTVTRRYNEFVQLYDVLYAKYPYRAVCRLPPKRVVVGGGSPRFLQRRRAALQRWLTIISRHPVLAHDADLRTFLCETTVRLEKPKHDEFVLAGSQGDAVRNMSIDMMQAAFATEQEQLRLIQLGLGRLYQICERVENRSEAERADIRELGAGLNSLSAPTTSDSARWICVKEALRAAADLATEKGEAPTDDDDFSEEGPGGRVVLALDALGALRELCARLSRGLHAERALAAAHAPHNAASQLLRERHGYALRCSLEEAKVGRAYALAALESLPELFRRHGTTHARAAALWADLHTALRHPRAAHVHK, translated from the exons ATGTCAAACACTTTAGACGTAATAACATTTGAAGACTTAGAAGCCACTGACGTCATCACTGTGGAATTGGTGCCTGAGCGTAAAGGTCTCATATTGAAGCATTGTGAATACTTTGTTAGCTCACGGAGACACGGCACGACAGTCACGAGGCGATACAATGAGTTTGTACAGCTGTATGATGTCTTGTATGCTAAATACCCATACCG TGCAGTTTGCCGCCTGCCTCCGAAGCGCGTCGTGGTCGGTGGCGGAAGTCCTCGCTTCTTACAGCGGCGCCGTGCAGCGCTTCAGCGGTGGCTGACCATTATATCCAGACATCCTGTATTGGCCCATGACGCAGACCTGAGGACCTTCCTCTGCGAGACCACGGTCAGGTTGGAGAAGCCGAAGCATGATGAGTTCGTGCTCGCCGGCAGTCAGGGGGATGCGGTG agaAACATGTCCATTGACATGATGCAGGCAGCTTTTGCTACGGAGCAAGAACAGCTGCGTCTTATCCAACTAGGCCTGGGCAGGCTGTACCAGATCTGCGAAAGAG TTGAGAATCGAAGTGAGGCGGAAAGAGCAGACATTCGAGAGTTGGGTGCCGGTTTGAACTCTCTCTCAGCTCCCACCACCTCTGACTCGGCGCGGTGGATCTGCGTCAAGGAGGCGTTGAGGGCGGCCGCTGA CCTCGCAACAGAAAAGGGCGAAGCGCCAACCGACGACGACGACTTCTCCGAGGAGGGCCCCGGGGGGCGCGTGGTGCTGGCGCTGGACGCGCTGGGCGCGCTGCGCGAGCTGTGCGCGCGCCTCTCGCGCGGGCTGCACGCCGAGCGCGCGCTGGCGGCCGCGCACGCGCCGCACAACGCCGCCTCGCAGCTGCTCAGGGAGAGGCATGGTTACGCGCTGCGGTGTTCTTTGGAG GAAGCAAAGGTAGGTCGCGCCTACGCCTTGGCCGCTCTGGAGTCCCTCCCGGAGTTGTTCCGTCGCCACGGCACCACGCAtgcgcgcgccgccgcgctGTGGGCCGATCTCCATACTGCGCTGAGGCACCCAAGAGCTGCCCATGTGCATAAGTGA
- the LOC106142008 gene encoding uncharacterized protein LOC106142008 isoform X2, producing the protein MSLYSCMMSCMLNTHTVCRLPPKRVVVGGGSPRFLQRRRAALQRWLTIISRHPVLAHDADLRTFLCETTVRLEKPKHDEFVLAGSQGDAVRNMSIDMMQAAFATEQEQLRLIQLGLGRLYQICERVENRSEAERADIRELGAGLNSLSAPTTSDSARWICVKEALRAAADLATEKGEAPTDDDDFSEEGPGGRVVLALDALGALRELCARLSRGLHAERALAAAHAPHNAASQLLRERHGYALRCSLEEAKVGRAYALAALESLPELFRRHGTTHARAAALWADLHTALRHPRAAHVHK; encoded by the exons ATGAGTTTGTACAGCTGTATGATGTCTTGTATGCTAAATACCCATACCG TTTGCCGCCTGCCTCCGAAGCGCGTCGTGGTCGGTGGCGGAAGTCCTCGCTTCTTACAGCGGCGCCGTGCAGCGCTTCAGCGGTGGCTGACCATTATATCCAGACATCCTGTATTGGCCCATGACGCAGACCTGAGGACCTTCCTCTGCGAGACCACGGTCAGGTTGGAGAAGCCGAAGCATGATGAGTTCGTGCTCGCCGGCAGTCAGGGGGATGCGGTG agaAACATGTCCATTGACATGATGCAGGCAGCTTTTGCTACGGAGCAAGAACAGCTGCGTCTTATCCAACTAGGCCTGGGCAGGCTGTACCAGATCTGCGAAAGAG TTGAGAATCGAAGTGAGGCGGAAAGAGCAGACATTCGAGAGTTGGGTGCCGGTTTGAACTCTCTCTCAGCTCCCACCACCTCTGACTCGGCGCGGTGGATCTGCGTCAAGGAGGCGTTGAGGGCGGCCGCTGA CCTCGCAACAGAAAAGGGCGAAGCGCCAACCGACGACGACGACTTCTCCGAGGAGGGCCCCGGGGGGCGCGTGGTGCTGGCGCTGGACGCGCTGGGCGCGCTGCGCGAGCTGTGCGCGCGCCTCTCGCGCGGGCTGCACGCCGAGCGCGCGCTGGCGGCCGCGCACGCGCCGCACAACGCCGCCTCGCAGCTGCTCAGGGAGAGGCATGGTTACGCGCTGCGGTGTTCTTTGGAG GAAGCAAAGGTAGGTCGCGCCTACGCCTTGGCCGCTCTGGAGTCCCTCCCGGAGTTGTTCCGTCGCCACGGCACCACGCAtgcgcgcgccgccgcgctGTGGGCCGATCTCCATACTGCGCTGAGGCACCCAAGAGCTGCCCATGTGCATAAGTGA
- the LOC106142649 gene encoding ATP-dependent DNA helicase Q1-like codes for MSTTEELESKLSDVEKEIKKVEVEITKWRRRQQQLHEKKTELINAINTVKSNNLASVDWAGTEYEWSDKVKKILHDTFKIKSFRPKQLSAINSTLSGQHAIVVMPTGAGKSLCYQLPALVKPGLTVVISPLVSLMEDQVRSLSKKNIPAKLMTSTSSKEETMAALNMLKDKNCPIQLLYVTPERLAKSKRFMSNLQKCHSEGRLQRIAIDEVHCCSQWGHDFRPDYKYLGVLTNLFPNVPLLGLTATATSHVLSDVQKILNIPGCLIIKSTFNRPNLYYKILEKPTSQEECLKILEKLLKFRYNSESGIIYTHSIKDSEDITDGLRKRGLKVGCYHANMDASARSSVHAKWHDKHYQAIVATVAFGMGIDKPDVRFVIHHTISKSMENYYQESGRAGRDGKRAECVTLYRMQDVFKVSTMVFSNVGSLDHLYGMVKYCLNGTLCRRQLIAEHFDEDWGTADCNKMCDVCSNPNSNVKEINLEAHCKTLAAIIENAEKQDTKLTAQKLLDAWFLKGPVNLRQKGKEPSFSRTIGEDVIAFLLIESYLVEDFHYTAYSTISYIKKGPNMDIGTTELLMPVRKYSAFELQEKAPSDFNSPPNTDTMSVSSQMSSESKKRKSKETSPNINERKPKKSKPIIIDDDDN; via the coding sequence ATGAGTACAACAGAAGAACTTGAAAGTAAACTAAGCGATGtagaaaaggaaataaaaaaggttgaAGTTGAAATAACCAAATGGAGAAGAAGGCAACAGCAGCTTCACGAGAAGAAGACTGAATTGATCAATGCTATAAATACTGTGAAATCGAACAACCTAGCAAGTGTAGACTGGGCCGGTACAGAGTATGAATGGTCTGATAAAGTTAAGAAGATATTACATGATACTTTTAAGATAAAGTCATTTAGGCCAAAACAGTTAAGTGCTATTAATTCTACGTTATCAGGACAGCACGCTATTGTTGTCATGCCCACTGGAGCCGGTAAAAGTCTTTGTTATCAATTACCTGCTTTAGTAAAACCTGGTCTCACGGTCGTTATATCACCGCTTGTGTCACTAATGGAGGACCAAGTCAGATCTCTTTCTAAGAAGAATATTCCAGCCAAACTTATGACTAGCACCAGTTCTAAAGAAGAAACCATGGCTGCATTAAACATGTTAAAGGACAAAAATTGCCCTATACAATTACTGTATGTTACTCCAGAAAGATTAGCTAAGAGTAAGCGCTTCATGTCTAATTTACAGAAATGTCATTCAGAGGGCCGATTGCAGAGAATTGCTATTGATGAAGTTCACTGTTGCTCCCAGTGGGGCCATGATTTTAGACCTGATTATAAATACCTTGGTGTATTGACTAATCTCTTTCCAAATGTACCTTTATTAGGATTAACAGCTACTGCCACATCACATGTACTCAGTGATGtccaaaaaatacttaatatccCTGGCTGCCTCATTATAAAATCCACATTTAACAGACCAAATTTGTACTACAAAATACTTGAGAAACCCACATCGCAGGAAGAATGTCTCaaaatactagaaaaattgttgaaatttaGATATAATAGTGAAAGTggtattatttatacacacAGTATAAAAGATTCTGAAGACATAACTGATGGGTTACGTAAAAGGGGTTTAAAAGTAGGTTGCTATCATGCTAACATGGATGCTAGTGCTCGATCTAGTGTTCATGCTAAATGGCATGACAAACATTATCAAGCAATAGTTGCCACTGTAGCATTTGGGATGGGTATTGACAAACCTGATGTTAGATTTGTCATTCATCACACCATTAGCAAGTCCATGGAGAACTATTATCAAGAAAGTGGTAGGGCTGGCCGTGATGGGAAGAGGGCTGAGTGTGTTACTTTGTATCGAATGCAGGACGTCTTCAAAGTAAGCACTATGGTGTTCTCAAATGTAGGGAGCCTAGACCATTTGTATGGTATGGTAAAGTATTGTCTGAATGGCACTTTATGTCGCCGACAATTAATAGCTGAGCATTTTGATGAGGACTGGGGAACTGCTGACTGCAACAAGATGTGTGATGTGTGCAGTAACCCTAACAGTAATGTGAAAGAAATAAACCTGGAGGCGCACTGTAAAACATTGGCTGCTATTATAGAGAATGCTGAAAAACAAGACACAAAGTTAACAGCTCAGAAGTTGCTAGATGCATGGTTTTTAAAGGGCCCAGTTAATCTAAGGCAAAAGGGCAAAGAGCCCAGTTTCTCTAGGACTATAGGAGAAGATGTCATAGCATTTTTACTAATAGAAAGTTACCTTGTGGAAGATTTCCACTATACAGCATATTCAACTATCAGTTACATAAAGAAGGGTCCTAATATGGATATAGGAACAACAGAACTATTGATGCCAGTTAGGAAATATTCAGCATTTGAATTGCAAGAGAAAGCACCTAGTGATTTCAATTCTCCACCAAATACAGATACAATGAGTGTGTCATCTCAAATGTCCAGTGAatcaaagaaaagaaaatcaaaagaGACCAGCCCAAATATCAATGAAAGAAAGCCCAAAAAATCAAAACCTATTAttattgatgatgatgataattgA
- the LOC106142651 gene encoding UPF0193 protein EVG1 homolog, translated as MEKPDADGYVNVVWPSKTIPHGGIFHTRVVEPSTTQQQFLKVLLEESKLDIAQRRKSALALRRDDDKPQRSAVQMQIPVVRPRTSKRRSLSAIRESGIFEMDPYCPKKRGEDREKLKERLAKCMEYGKEPDQPVIQPPPASKVKGPPVLPSNKEMWNDIVTQIRERADWLAEMEYLGQAAPHREIIQDQIAERMRMLDALGVDSTCVSARSSASGFSTTRSKELKTTRSQDSAKSGQSNRSKNSKKQSTRPSPKGTKPKEENVAAYGGIITPLQYSPRRRV; from the exons ATGGAGAAGCCAGACGCCGATGGATATGTCAATGTGGTATGGCCAAGTAAAACGATCCCTCATGGAGGTATCTTCCATACTCGCGTTGTTGAACCTTCAACTACACAACAACAATTTCTCAAAG TGCTCTTGGAAGAGTCAAAGTTAGACATCGCTCAACGCCGCAAGTCCGCGTTAGCGTTACGACGAGATGACGATAAACCTCAAAGATCTGCAGTGCAGATGCAGATTCCGGTGGTACGCCCTCGCACTTCAAAACGTCGCTCGCTGTCCGCCATCAGAGAGTCTGGTATCTTTGAGATGGATCC ATACTGTCCAAAAAAACGCGGTGAAGACAGGGAAAAATTGAAGGAGCGTTTGGCCAAATGCATGGAGTATGGAAAAGAGCCCGACCAGCCTGTAATACAGCCGCCTCCTGCTTCCAAAGTGAAGGGGCCCCCTGTATTACCTAGTAACAAAGAGATGTGGAACGACA TTGTTACGCAAATACGCGAACGCGCGGATTGGCTAGCAGAGATGGAGTACCTCGGACAAGCAGCCCCTCACCGGGAGATCATTCAAGACCAGATTGCAGAGAGAATGAGAATGCTGGACGCTCTGGGAGTGGACAGTACATGCGTATCCGCCCGGTCCTCAGCTTCGGGATTTAGCACGACGCGCAGTAAGGAATTGAAGACAACAAGGAGTCAAGATAGCGCGAAATCTG GACAATCCAATAGATCGAAGAATTCAAAGAAGCAATCAACGCGGCCGTCGCCCAAAGGCACGAAAccaaaagaagaaaatgttgcagCATACGGTGGTATTATCACTCCTCTGCAGTATTCGCCAAGAAGGCgtgtataa
- the LOC106142650 gene encoding uncharacterized protein LOC106142650, whose protein sequence is MNMSKNLTILRTSRLFNRPFRKFSSKVEIDENAPVKFSTSPAAKKTVMPVMRKTSNMPWYQPYSVVGSIAVFLLYFCVLREESDLDLEFNKTLYDRIKGLEKEQLLQSYKFNKEHGKDTADIEKRLKEIEIEEAKAAADVVG, encoded by the exons atgaatatgtctaaaaatttaactattttaag GACATCACGTCTCTTCAATAGACCATTCAGAAAATTCAGCAGTAAAGTAGAAATTGATGAAAATGCACCAGTTAAATTCTCGACAAGTCCTGCTGCTAAGAAAACAGTAATGCCCGTGATGAGAAAGACAAGTAATATGCCTTGGTATCAACCTTATAGCGTGGTAGGCAGTATAGctgtatttcttttatacttCTGTGTACTCCGAGAAGAGAGTGATTTAGATTTGGAATTCAATAAAACATTGTATGACAGAATCAAAGGCTTGGAAAAAGAACAGCTATTACAATcgtataaatttaacaaagaaCATGGAAAAGATACAGCAGATATAGAGAAGCGGTTGAaggaaattgaaattgaagaaGCAAAGGCAGCAGCTGATGTAGTAGGTTAA
- the LOC106142584 gene encoding histone H3.3A, protein MARTKQTARKSTGGKAPRKQLATKAARKSAPSTGGVKKPHRYRPGTVALREIRRYQKSTELLIRKLPFQRLVREIAQDFKTDLRFQSAAIGALQEASEAYLVGLFEDTNLCAIHAKRVTIMPKDIQLARRIRGERA, encoded by the exons ATGGCACGTACCAAGCAAACGGCCCGTAAATCAACTGGAGGTAAAGCTCCCCGTAAACAGTTGGCCACTAAGGCAGCGCGAAAATCAGCGCCAAGTACTGGTGGTGTCAAGAAGCCCCATCGTTACCGCCCTGGTACTGTGGCGCTTAGAGAAATTCGTCGTTACCAAAAGTCCACAGAGTTGCTCATCCGTAAGCTGCCGTTCCAACGGTTGGTGAGAGAAATTGCTCAGGACTTCAAAACCGATCTTCGCTTCCAGTCTGCTGCCATTGGAGCTTTGCAG GAAGCCAGTGAGGCCTACCTTGTAGGTCTCTTTGAAGACACAAATTTGTGCGCCATCCATGCTAAGCGTGTCACCATCATGCCTAAAGACATTCAGCTGGCTCGGCGAATTCGTGGAGAGCGTGCTTAA